A single region of the Streptomyces virginiae genome encodes:
- a CDS encoding VOC family protein, whose product MDIKLELVAVPVTDVDRAKAFYEKLGFNADHDVTVSEDIRFVQLTPPGSACSIAIGKGLTRMTPGSLDNMQVVVTDIEEAYEDLRGRGVEVTEIQDLPWGSFVYFSDPDGNGWAVQQTTPRKTANPA is encoded by the coding sequence ATGGACATCAAACTGGAACTCGTCGCCGTCCCCGTCACCGACGTGGACCGGGCCAAGGCCTTCTACGAGAAGCTCGGCTTCAACGCCGACCACGACGTCACCGTCAGCGAGGACATCCGCTTCGTCCAGCTGACCCCGCCGGGCTCGGCCTGCTCGATCGCGATCGGCAAGGGGCTGACCCGGATGACCCCGGGGTCGCTGGACAACATGCAGGTCGTCGTCACCGACATCGAGGAGGCGTACGAGGACCTGCGCGGCCGGGGGGTGGAGGTGACGGAGATCCAGGACCTGCCGTGGGGCTCGTTCGTCTACTTCTCCGACCCCGACGGGAACGGCTGGGCGGTCCAGCAGACCACGCCCCGCAAGACGGCGAACCCCGCCTGA
- a CDS encoding ABC transporter ATP-binding protein: protein MDMEVTAWTSLHSAINAQQDRRTLSRAGLRRVAAFARPHRRGLTLFLLLSVVTALLAVATPVLASRVVTAIVDGRDSSAVTRLALLIALIAVAEAGLGLLTRRLSATLGEGLILDLRTAVFDHVQRMPVAFFTRTRTGALVSRLNNDVIGAQRAFSNTLSGVVANTVTLLLTLTVMLSISWQITLLALVLLPVFVLPARRMGTRMAAMQREASALNAAMGTQMTERFSAPGATLVKLFGRPSDESAEFAARAARVRDIGIRTAMAQSAFITALTLVSALALALVYGLGGFYALRGSLDAGSVVALALLLTRLYAPLTALAGARVEVMSAMVSFERVFEILDLKPLIAQKPDARRVPQGPVAVEFDRVSFGYPAAEKVSLASLEEVATLDARGGTQVLHEVSFRAEPGQMIALVGSSGAGKSTIAQLLPRLYDADAGAVRLGGIDVRDLTADSIRETLGMVTQDGHLFHESVRSNLLLARPEASEEEIWEALRRSRLDGLVASLPDGLDTVVGERGYRLSGGERQRLTIARLLLARQRVVILDEATAHLDSTSEAAVQEALGEALAGRTAVVIAHRLSTVQAADLILVVEDGRIVERGTHTELLAAGGRYEELYRTQFAVSGGEAPVSGP, encoded by the coding sequence ATGGACATGGAAGTCACCGCCTGGACGTCGCTGCACAGCGCGATCAACGCCCAGCAGGACCGTCGCACGCTCTCCCGGGCCGGCCTGCGCCGCGTCGCCGCCTTCGCCCGCCCGCACCGCCGCGGGCTCACCCTCTTCCTGCTGCTGAGTGTGGTGACCGCGCTGCTCGCGGTGGCCACGCCGGTGCTCGCCAGCCGGGTCGTCACCGCCATCGTGGACGGCCGCGACAGCTCCGCGGTCACCCGGCTGGCCCTGCTCATCGCGCTGATCGCGGTCGCGGAGGCCGGGCTCGGACTGCTGACCCGCCGACTCTCCGCCACCCTCGGCGAGGGGCTGATCCTGGACCTGCGGACGGCGGTCTTCGACCACGTGCAGCGCATGCCGGTCGCCTTCTTCACCCGGACCCGCACGGGGGCGCTGGTCAGCCGCCTCAACAACGATGTGATCGGCGCCCAGCGGGCCTTCAGCAACACCTTGTCGGGAGTGGTCGCCAATACCGTCACCCTGCTGCTGACCCTCACGGTGATGCTGAGCATCTCCTGGCAGATCACCCTGCTGGCGCTGGTGCTGCTGCCGGTGTTCGTGCTGCCGGCCCGTCGGATGGGGACGCGGATGGCGGCCATGCAGCGGGAGGCCTCCGCGTTGAACGCCGCGATGGGCACCCAGATGACCGAGCGGTTCTCGGCCCCCGGCGCGACGCTGGTCAAGCTGTTCGGCCGGCCCTCCGACGAGTCCGCGGAGTTCGCGGCCCGGGCGGCACGGGTACGGGACATCGGGATCCGTACGGCGATGGCCCAGTCGGCCTTCATCACGGCCCTCACCCTGGTCTCCGCGCTGGCCCTGGCACTCGTGTACGGGCTCGGAGGGTTCTACGCCCTGCGCGGTTCCCTGGACGCCGGTTCCGTCGTCGCCCTCGCCCTTCTCCTGACCCGGCTGTACGCCCCTCTCACCGCGCTCGCCGGCGCCCGTGTGGAGGTGATGAGCGCGATGGTCAGCTTCGAGCGGGTCTTCGAGATCCTCGACCTGAAGCCGCTCATCGCCCAGAAGCCGGATGCCCGCCGCGTGCCGCAGGGGCCGGTGGCCGTGGAGTTCGACCGGGTCTCCTTCGGCTACCCGGCCGCCGAGAAGGTCTCCCTCGCCTCCCTGGAGGAGGTCGCCACCCTGGACGCCCGGGGCGGTACGCAGGTGCTGCACGAGGTGTCCTTCCGGGCCGAGCCGGGCCAGATGATCGCTCTGGTCGGCTCGTCCGGCGCCGGCAAGTCGACGATCGCGCAGCTGCTGCCGCGGCTGTACGACGCCGACGCGGGCGCGGTCCGGCTCGGCGGGATCGACGTACGGGACCTCACCGCCGACTCGATCCGCGAGACGCTCGGCATGGTCACCCAGGACGGGCACCTCTTCCACGAGTCGGTGCGGTCCAACCTGCTGCTGGCCCGCCCGGAGGCCTCCGAGGAGGAGATCTGGGAGGCGCTGCGGCGCTCGCGGCTGGACGGGCTGGTCGCCTCGCTGCCGGACGGGTTGGACACCGTGGTCGGGGAGCGCGGCTACCGGCTCTCGGGCGGGGAACGCCAACGGCTGACCATCGCCCGGCTGCTGCTGGCCCGGCAGCGGGTGGTGATCCTCGACGAGGCCACCGCGCACCTGGACTCCACCTCGGAGGCCGCGGTGCAGGAGGCCCTGGGCGAGGCCCTGGCGGGCCGGACGGCGGTGGTGATCGCGCACCGGCTGTCGACCGTGCAGGCGGCGGACCTGATCCTGGTGGTCGAGGACGGCCGGATCGTGGAACGGGGCACGCACACCGAGCTGCTGGCGGCGGGCGGACGGTACGAGGAGCTGTACCGCACCCAGTTCGCGGTGTCGGGCGGCGAGGCACCGGTGTCGGGGCCATGA
- a CDS encoding AMP-binding protein — protein MTQGSESVRFDKRTTDTVLHRFEQWARDTPEARALIAGPDSLTYGELDARAERLAHRLLGSGLPLGALVAVGTARQAHLVVAVLAVLKAGGSYTVVDVASPRSGRRQLAAAEPLLLLTDAARQAALDDGGGPRVIRLDAETPTIGRPRTDQPADRPGNRSTDPLPGAAAVPPRRTAAVLFTGAAEPRAVPVGHGLLLAAHDAWAEVARPTPRDRHLFTLGTDVTAFAAGWTRALCSGGALVLSPRSVWKPEEVRAAVATERVTVLHTDPAGATLLLIRDPESGTLAPVAHRPADPACRSLRLLAVTGDRLYLDEQATLQARLHPGARVLNVYGSAECAGIGTWFELPQLPHPLDDLEEISLLGTAFPGFRIETRGREIFLVTPDGGDAIPTGDVGLLRDDGLLEYGGRIRDRIALPGGRWVDPYPVESAIRRHEGIGAVIVKAVDGPRGPRRLVAYVAPPPGGPTWPAGAFLPDIEELRDHLAGKVLREEAPRTVIRLRTLPRTAAGQEDRDALPLPIMPAAAKAAGSKSGKSGAAAGTSEASAGCAAGCGGVGLGFVAMILTNFLWPGSTDLTGVPQPWAFLFFVLYLFECVAFGVGVVFLIGGRARMLRQRRSPSLTVAAHLAVSYLLLSWWPQDNLYRLAAKQDWPRQAALVYAFNVPLMIAGVLVAAYVVSKPADPFDFHDPLDDHPDR, from the coding sequence ATGACGCAGGGATCCGAGTCCGTACGCTTCGACAAGCGAACCACCGACACCGTCCTGCACCGCTTCGAGCAGTGGGCCCGCGACACCCCCGAGGCCCGCGCGCTCATCGCCGGCCCGGACAGCCTCACCTACGGAGAACTGGACGCGCGCGCCGAGCGGCTGGCGCACCGTCTGCTCGGCTCCGGTCTCCCGCTCGGCGCGCTCGTCGCCGTCGGCACCGCCCGACAGGCCCACCTGGTCGTCGCCGTCCTCGCCGTCCTCAAGGCCGGCGGGTCCTACACCGTGGTCGACGTGGCGAGCCCGCGCTCAGGGCGCCGGCAGCTCGCCGCGGCCGAGCCCCTCCTCCTGCTCACCGACGCCGCCCGGCAGGCCGCCCTCGACGACGGCGGCGGCCCCCGGGTGATCCGGCTCGACGCCGAGACACCGACGATCGGCCGGCCGCGCACCGACCAGCCCGCGGACCGACCCGGGAACCGGTCCACGGATCCGCTCCCCGGGGCGGCCGCCGTACCGCCGCGCCGTACCGCCGCGGTCCTGTTCACCGGAGCGGCCGAGCCACGCGCGGTCCCGGTGGGCCACGGGCTGCTCCTCGCCGCCCACGACGCCTGGGCCGAGGTGGCCCGGCCGACCCCGCGCGACCGCCACCTGTTCACCCTCGGTACGGACGTCACCGCCTTCGCCGCGGGCTGGACCCGGGCCCTGTGCTCGGGCGGCGCCCTCGTGCTCTCCCCGCGCTCCGTCTGGAAGCCCGAGGAGGTCCGCGCGGCCGTCGCGACCGAACGCGTCACCGTGCTGCACACCGACCCGGCCGGCGCCACCCTGCTGTTGATCCGGGACCCCGAGTCGGGCACCCTCGCCCCGGTCGCCCATCGGCCGGCCGACCCCGCCTGCCGGTCCCTGCGGCTGCTCGCCGTCACGGGTGACCGGCTCTACCTCGACGAGCAGGCCACCCTGCAGGCCCGGCTGCACCCCGGCGCCCGCGTGCTCAACGTCTACGGCTCCGCGGAGTGCGCCGGGATCGGAACCTGGTTCGAACTCCCGCAACTACCGCACCCGTTGGACGACCTGGAAGAGATCTCCCTGCTCGGTACCGCGTTCCCCGGCTTCCGGATCGAGACCCGCGGCAGGGAGATCTTCCTCGTCACGCCGGACGGCGGTGACGCGATACCGACCGGCGACGTCGGCCTGCTCCGTGACGACGGCCTGCTGGAGTACGGCGGCCGGATCCGGGACCGGATCGCCCTGCCCGGCGGCCGGTGGGTCGACCCGTACCCCGTCGAATCCGCCATCCGCCGTCACGAGGGCATCGGCGCGGTCATCGTCAAGGCCGTCGACGGCCCGCGCGGCCCGCGGCGGCTCGTCGCCTACGTGGCCCCACCCCCCGGCGGCCCGACCTGGCCGGCCGGGGCCTTCCTGCCGGACATCGAAGAGCTCCGCGACCACCTGGCGGGCAAGGTGCTCCGGGAGGAGGCCCCACGCACCGTGATCCGGCTGCGCACCCTGCCCCGCACCGCCGCGGGCCAAGAGGACCGCGACGCCCTGCCGCTGCCCATCATGCCCGCGGCGGCGAAGGCCGCCGGAAGCAAGTCCGGCAAGTCCGGGGCCGCCGCGGGCACGAGCGAAGCCTCGGCGGGCTGCGCGGCCGGCTGCGGGGGAGTCGGACTGGGCTTCGTCGCCATGATCCTGACGAACTTCCTGTGGCCCGGATCGACCGACCTCACCGGAGTACCGCAGCCCTGGGCGTTCCTCTTCTTCGTGCTCTACCTCTTCGAGTGCGTCGCCTTCGGCGTCGGGGTGGTCTTCCTCATCGGCGGCCGCGCCCGGATGCTGCGCCAACGCCGTAGCCCCTCCCTGACCGTGGCCGCCCATCTCGCCGTGTCCTACCTGCTGTTGTCCTGGTGGCCGCAGGACAACCTCTACCGGCTGGCCGCCAAACAGGACTGGCCGCGCCAGGCCGCGCTCGTCTACGCCTTCAACGTCCCCCTGATGATCGCGGGCGTCCTCGTCGCGGCCTACGTCGTCAGCAAACCGGCCGACCCCTTCGACTTCCACGACCCCCTCGACGACCACCCCGACCGCTGA
- a CDS encoding GNAT family N-acetyltransferase codes for MVKVRAARPAEAEDLTGLVMRSKAHWGYDAAFLAACAPELRIRAGDVTARRVVVAENGRGEVVGVASLEGTPPRAELGLLFVEPSAVGQGVGRLLYRDVLRRAVELGVRRLVIDSDPHATGFYRAMGAVPVAEPAASAASPAASAAEAGGTALVRFEAAPVPLADWARAWTGGGRAVHLGNVGEFNAQFADATLDREQRPAHHYACLAAFYSPYPAALVLPRPVPRGWTELVCRQLGWTGVEVYDGLLDADPGLAEAVRARPALAALLTGSGLPLVPWGRTRAFGRLAGRPWRDGELRYESKSAAHGLFGRILADGGHPGIVLPRQWRVDGRWAAARMLAARTRAGESTVLKSEHGVGGSGTTVLTPARVRAAGGARAVLRRLPRGPLLVEEYVGGAASRGDEGPRDLTYDGFVDEAGRAHEVGGAVMEVADGCYRGATVGPGVVPGWAEKSLTAFGAAVGRELADSGYRGWFDVDFVADGTGRLAPTETNLRLTGPSIAFMVAARLDALRGAGHLVRIADRVELGARLPEAQLDELCAALARGCAELGAVFVPAIPTGAFEPAPWLGVLVAARGREVLDAAEAWVRAEALAVGAMFGPS; via the coding sequence ATGGTAAAGGTCAGGGCCGCGCGGCCGGCCGAGGCGGAGGACCTGACCGGGCTGGTGATGCGGTCCAAGGCGCACTGGGGGTACGACGCGGCCTTCCTCGCCGCGTGTGCGCCGGAACTACGGATCCGGGCCGGCGACGTGACGGCCCGCCGTGTCGTCGTGGCCGAGAACGGGCGGGGCGAGGTCGTCGGGGTCGCCTCGCTGGAGGGGACTCCCCCACGGGCGGAGCTCGGGCTGCTCTTCGTGGAGCCGTCGGCCGTCGGGCAGGGCGTGGGCCGGCTGCTGTACCGGGACGTGCTGCGCCGGGCCGTGGAGCTGGGGGTGCGCCGGCTGGTGATCGACTCCGATCCGCACGCGACCGGGTTCTACCGGGCCATGGGAGCGGTGCCGGTGGCCGAACCCGCCGCATCCGCCGCGTCGCCGGCCGCGTCGGCCGCGGAAGCCGGTGGTACGGCGCTGGTCCGGTTCGAGGCGGCTCCGGTCCCGCTCGCCGACTGGGCGCGGGCCTGGACCGGCGGCGGGCGGGCCGTGCACCTGGGCAACGTCGGTGAGTTCAACGCGCAGTTCGCCGACGCCACCTTGGACCGGGAACAGCGGCCCGCGCACCACTACGCGTGCCTCGCCGCCTTCTACAGTCCCTACCCGGCCGCGCTGGTGCTGCCGCGGCCGGTGCCGCGGGGCTGGACCGAGCTGGTCTGTCGCCAACTGGGCTGGACCGGGGTCGAGGTGTACGACGGCCTGTTGGACGCGGATCCCGGCCTCGCCGAAGCCGTACGGGCCCGGCCGGCGCTGGCCGCGCTGCTCACCGGGTCCGGGCTGCCCCTCGTACCGTGGGGGCGGACCAGGGCGTTCGGGCGGCTGGCGGGCCGGCCTTGGCGGGACGGGGAGTTGCGCTACGAGTCGAAGTCGGCGGCGCACGGGCTCTTCGGGCGGATCCTGGCGGACGGCGGACATCCCGGGATCGTGCTCCCCCGGCAGTGGCGGGTCGACGGGCGGTGGGCGGCGGCCCGGATGCTGGCGGCCCGGACCAGGGCGGGAGAGAGCACCGTTCTGAAATCGGAGCACGGGGTCGGGGGTTCGGGCACCACGGTGCTCACCCCCGCGCGGGTCCGCGCCGCGGGCGGGGCGCGGGCCGTGTTGCGCCGGTTGCCGCGCGGGCCGCTGCTGGTGGAGGAGTACGTCGGTGGTGCGGCGTCCAGGGGCGACGAGGGCCCGCGGGATCTGACCTACGACGGTTTCGTCGACGAGGCGGGCCGGGCCCACGAGGTGGGCGGGGCGGTGATGGAGGTGGCGGACGGCTGCTACCGGGGGGCCACGGTGGGCCCGGGGGTGGTGCCCGGGTGGGCGGAGAAGTCCCTCACCGCGTTCGGTGCGGCGGTGGGCCGGGAGCTGGCGGATTCCGGTTACCGGGGCTGGTTCGACGTGGACTTCGTCGCGGACGGGACGGGGCGGCTCGCGCCGACCGAGACGAACCTGCGGCTGACCGGGCCGTCCATCGCCTTCATGGTGGCGGCCCGGCTCGACGCGCTGCGGGGCGCGGGTCATCTCGTACGGATCGCGGACCGGGTGGAGCTGGGCGCGCGGCTGCCCGAGGCGCAGCTGGACGAGTTGTGCGCGGCCCTGGCCCGGGGCTGCGCGGAGCTGGGGGCGGTGTTCGTCCCGGCGATCCCGACCGGGGCCTTCGAACCGGCGCCCTGGCTGGGTGTGCTGGTGGCCGCGCGCGGCCGGGAGGTGCTGGACGCGGCAGAGGCGTGGGTACGGGCCGAGGCCCTGGCGGTCGGGGCGATGTTCGGCCCGTCGTAG
- a CDS encoding DUF350 domain-containing protein: MSDIINGLGRTSAYGALGLVLLILGIVLVDVLTPGKLPKQIWEERNRNAALFLSSALLGIGGIVFTSIWTTYADFGKGLLSTAAFGVLGLILMAVAFLVLDLVTPGKLGAIVVDPEPHPAVWVSAACNLAVAAIVAASIA, from the coding sequence ATGAGCGACATCATCAACGGACTCGGCCGCACCAGCGCCTACGGCGCCCTCGGCCTGGTGCTGCTGATCCTCGGCATCGTCCTCGTGGACGTGCTGACGCCCGGGAAGCTTCCCAAGCAGATCTGGGAGGAGCGCAACCGCAACGCGGCCCTCTTCCTCAGCTCGGCGCTCCTCGGCATCGGCGGCATCGTCTTCACCTCGATCTGGACGACGTACGCGGACTTCGGCAAGGGCCTGCTGTCCACCGCCGCCTTCGGCGTGCTCGGCCTGATCCTGATGGCGGTGGCGTTCCTCGTGCTCGACCTGGTGACCCCGGGCAAGCTCGGCGCCATCGTCGTCGACCCCGAACCGCACCCGGCGGTCTGGGTGTCGGCCGCCTGCAATCTGGCGGTGGCCGCGATCGTCGCCGCCTCGATCGCCTGA
- a CDS encoding acyltransferase family protein — MSASAALAPLRKVAARIDGRTPADRDRAIDGLRALALLAVPTGHWLLGGFTLDADGGLHNASPLSAFGGLAPASWVLQMLGIFFLVGGYASALSFGRRTGSTGAWLKGRIVRLGRPVLGVTVVWAVAAPVLYAAGVPEASLRTGATLVVQPLWFVGVYVVVTALTPYCVRAARSLGGWAAAPLLGCVAVVDFLRYGPLADSVPSWLALVNVLPGWLFAYQLGVSWAERRIARRGAWLLLAGGTLLFAALLTVFHYPASMVGVPGAARTNSHPPSLLVPALASAQSGAAILLRDRLAKLLARPALWAPVVVINLSAMTILCWHQTAMLAAAVPGSFVGELAGLTTAPDSLGWIAARLAWMPVFAALFVALARYARRFEVAPREGRRASTLRRTLAGLLAAGFAVFALGLA, encoded by the coding sequence ATGAGCGCCTCCGCCGCCCTGGCCCCGCTACGGAAGGTCGCCGCGCGGATCGACGGCCGGACTCCCGCCGACCGCGACCGGGCGATCGACGGACTGCGCGCCCTGGCGCTGCTGGCCGTGCCCACCGGCCACTGGCTGCTCGGCGGCTTCACCCTCGACGCCGACGGCGGCCTGCACAACGCCAGCCCGCTGTCCGCCTTCGGAGGATTGGCCCCGGCCAGTTGGGTGCTCCAGATGCTGGGCATCTTCTTCCTCGTCGGCGGATACGCCTCGGCGCTCTCCTTCGGGCGCCGCACCGGGTCGACGGGCGCCTGGCTGAAGGGCCGGATCGTCCGGTTGGGCCGGCCGGTACTCGGGGTGACCGTGGTGTGGGCCGTGGCGGCGCCCGTGCTGTACGCGGCCGGGGTACCGGAGGCGTCGCTGCGGACCGGGGCGACGCTGGTGGTCCAACCCCTGTGGTTCGTCGGCGTGTACGTGGTGGTCACCGCGCTGACCCCGTACTGCGTGCGGGCGGCTCGAAGCCTCGGCGGCTGGGCGGCCGCCCCGCTGCTCGGCTGCGTCGCCGTGGTGGACTTCCTGCGCTACGGGCCGCTCGCGGACTCCGTGCCGTCGTGGCTCGCCCTGGTGAACGTCCTGCCGGGCTGGCTGTTCGCGTACCAGCTGGGCGTCTCCTGGGCGGAGCGGCGGATCGCGCGGCGCGGGGCCTGGCTGCTGCTGGCGGGCGGGACCCTGCTCTTCGCCGCGCTGTTGACGGTCTTCCACTATCCGGCGTCGATGGTGGGCGTGCCGGGTGCGGCACGCACCAACTCACATCCGCCGTCGCTCCTGGTACCGGCCCTGGCCTCGGCGCAGTCGGGGGCGGCGATCCTGCTGCGCGACCGGCTGGCGAAACTGCTGGCGCGCCCGGCCCTGTGGGCGCCGGTGGTCGTCATCAACCTGTCCGCGATGACGATCCTGTGCTGGCACCAGACGGCGATGCTGGCGGCGGCCGTGCCCGGCTCGTTCGTGGGTGAGCTGGCCGGGCTGACGACGGCGCCGGACAGCCTGGGGTGGATCGCGGCCCGGCTGGCCTGGATGCCGGTGTTCGCGGCGCTGTTCGTCGCTCTCGCCCGCTACGCTCGGCGGTTCGAGGTCGCCCCGCGCGAGGGGCGGCGGGCGAGCACGCTGCGTCGGACCTTGGCCGGGCTGCTGGCGGCGGGGTTCGCGGTGTTCGCGCTCGGCCTCGCCTGA
- a CDS encoding alpha/beta hydrolase, whose protein sequence is MRRFGRTLVTAALAVTLVGGTAGWASGDSQTAVTGPPPGTDAWQADTVSGRSLPDPATTAPREVAAFFAGLDDAARHRLLRSHPLVVGNLEGAPLPLRYEANRIAVAATGEARYASLAAPGRQILAFDPRGRGQVVEVFGDLERAEHVSVIVPGSDNDAAGYDTRRKPATGPAGMARSLREATGAESGTGSGSGSGGSLAVVAWIGYTTPVGVGLDAADGRLARAGAARLARFTAGLDAVGAPDPVLFCHSYGSVVCGLAARHTDAADIVAFGSPGMRADTAAALRTGARVWAARGPSDWIADVPNVEFAGIGHGVDPTSAAFGARRVPAADVEGHTGYFVPGTQSLAAFATIAKGAAR, encoded by the coding sequence ATGCGCCGCTTCGGAAGGACGCTGGTCACGGCCGCACTGGCGGTGACCCTCGTCGGGGGGACCGCCGGGTGGGCCTCGGGCGACAGCCAGACGGCGGTCACCGGGCCGCCGCCGGGCACCGACGCCTGGCAGGCCGATACGGTCTCCGGCCGGTCGCTGCCCGATCCGGCGACCACGGCCCCGCGCGAGGTCGCCGCCTTCTTCGCCGGGCTGGACGACGCGGCACGCCACCGGCTGCTGCGGTCCCACCCGCTGGTGGTGGGCAATCTGGAGGGGGCGCCGCTCCCTCTGCGGTACGAGGCGAACCGGATCGCGGTCGCCGCCACGGGTGAGGCGCGGTACGCCTCCCTCGCCGCTCCGGGCCGGCAGATCCTGGCCTTCGACCCGCGTGGCCGGGGCCAGGTGGTCGAGGTGTTCGGGGACCTGGAGCGCGCGGAGCACGTCTCGGTGATCGTGCCGGGCTCCGACAACGACGCCGCCGGGTACGACACCCGGCGCAAGCCCGCCACCGGGCCGGCCGGCATGGCCCGGTCCCTGCGCGAGGCGACCGGGGCGGAGTCCGGGACGGGGTCCGGGTCCGGGTCCGGTGGGTCCCTCGCCGTCGTCGCGTGGATCGGTTACACCACCCCGGTCGGTGTCGGGCTCGACGCGGCCGACGGCCGCCTCGCCCGGGCCGGGGCGGCCCGGCTGGCCCGTTTCACCGCGGGACTCGACGCGGTGGGCGCACCGGACCCGGTGCTGTTCTGCCACAGCTACGGCTCCGTGGTGTGCGGGCTCGCGGCCCGCCACACCGACGCCGCCGACATCGTGGCCTTCGGCTCCCCCGGGATGCGCGCCGACACCGCGGCCGCACTGCGCACCGGAGCCCGCGTCTGGGCGGCCCGGGGTCCCTCCGACTGGATAGCCGACGTCCCGAACGTCGAGTTCGCCGGGATCGGCCACGGCGTCGACCCCACCTCCGCGGCCTTCGGCGCCCGCCGGGTGCCCGCCGCCGACGTGGAGGGCCACACCGGCTACTTCGTGCCCGGCACCCAGTCCCTGGCGGCCTTCGCCACGATCGCGAAGGGAGCGGCCCGATGA
- a CDS encoding CDP-diacylglycerol diphosphatase, whose amino-acid sequence MNAIGGTHHMPRRQFVALSGALGAGTLLTGASGSASAAGPLGALGDPSCCPCPTDPAPPGGGQSPCPPPQMQNLCGSPADTDPLWQDVQYCTQGIVPPSGQRPVCLKTTPNYVVLHGKPESPHNYLLLPSCRIRGIECPFLVSPNAANYWHEAWETGRSGGDVPVQYANIGLGINSVSARRLHQMHIHMAGVLPSTQRRLQDLEAAGRVAPQPSQWRAPQYQALITSADGSGDRTYRILRLDALTQNLFALLNQNVVRPLGLDMAGQTLIVVPRMTATGFDRSFYILNSDSSLPSGTNTCDRLLVY is encoded by the coding sequence ATGAATGCCATCGGCGGGACCCACCACATGCCACGGCGTCAGTTCGTGGCCCTCTCCGGCGCCCTGGGCGCGGGAACCCTGCTCACCGGTGCGAGCGGCAGCGCGTCGGCGGCGGGTCCGCTCGGCGCCCTCGGGGATCCTTCGTGCTGTCCCTGTCCCACGGATCCCGCGCCGCCCGGCGGCGGACAGAGCCCCTGTCCTCCGCCCCAGATGCAGAACCTCTGCGGCAGCCCCGCCGATACCGACCCGCTGTGGCAGGACGTGCAGTACTGCACCCAGGGCATCGTTCCACCGTCCGGGCAGCGACCGGTCTGCCTCAAGACGACCCCCAACTACGTGGTGCTGCACGGCAAGCCCGAGTCGCCGCACAACTACCTGCTTCTGCCGAGCTGCCGGATCAGGGGAATCGAGTGCCCCTTCCTCGTGTCGCCCAATGCCGCGAACTACTGGCACGAGGCGTGGGAGACCGGTCGCAGCGGCGGAGACGTCCCCGTGCAGTACGCGAACATCGGGCTGGGCATCAACTCGGTGAGCGCCCGGCGGCTCCACCAGATGCACATCCACATGGCCGGCGTCCTGCCGAGCACCCAGCGGCGGCTGCAGGACCTGGAGGCCGCCGGACGCGTCGCTCCTCAGCCGTCGCAATGGCGGGCCCCGCAGTACCAGGCGCTCATCACCAGCGCGGACGGGTCGGGCGACCGTACGTACCGGATCCTCAGGCTCGACGCGCTCACGCAGAACCTCTTCGCCCTGCTGAACCAGAACGTGGTGCGGCCGCTGGGGCTCGACATGGCGGGCCAGACCCTGATCGTCGTCCCGAGGATGACGGCGACGGGATTCGACCGGTCCTTCTACATCCTCAACAGCGACAGCTCGCTCCCCAGCGGAACGAACACCTGCGACCGTCTGCTCGTCTACTGA
- a CDS encoding response regulator, giving the protein MTIRVIIVDDQAMVRAGFAALLSAQADIDVVGEAPDGREGVRVSRSTHPDVVLMDVRMPEMDGLTAAREILDPPPGVVHRPKVLMLTTFDIDDYVYEALRAGASGFLLKDAPPADLIAAVRVVASGEALLAPSVTRRLIADFVQQRPAPRKDPALRLKGLTPRETEVLELIARGLSNQEIAGHLVLAEQTVKTHIGRVLAKLDLRDRAQAVIFAYEAGLVRPGDSG; this is encoded by the coding sequence TTGACCATTCGCGTGATCATCGTCGACGACCAGGCCATGGTGCGGGCCGGGTTCGCCGCGCTGCTGTCGGCGCAGGCCGACATCGATGTGGTGGGCGAGGCCCCCGACGGGCGGGAGGGGGTGCGGGTGTCACGCTCCACGCACCCCGACGTGGTGCTGATGGACGTGCGGATGCCGGAGATGGACGGGCTCACGGCCGCCCGGGAGATCCTCGATCCGCCGCCCGGGGTGGTGCACCGGCCGAAGGTGCTGATGCTGACCACCTTCGACATCGACGACTACGTGTACGAGGCGCTGCGCGCGGGCGCTTCCGGGTTCCTGCTCAAGGACGCTCCGCCGGCCGATCTGATCGCGGCGGTCCGGGTCGTGGCCTCGGGCGAGGCGCTGCTGGCCCCCTCGGTGACCCGACGGCTGATCGCGGACTTCGTGCAGCAGCGCCCGGCGCCGCGCAAGGATCCGGCGCTGCGGCTGAAGGGGCTCACCCCGCGCGAGACCGAGGTGCTGGAGCTCATCGCGCGCGGGCTGTCGAACCAGGAGATCGCGGGGCATCTGGTGCTGGCGGAGCAGACGGTGAAGACGCACATCGGGCGGGTGCTGGCCAAGCTCGACCTCCGGGACCGGGCGCAGGCCGTGATCTTCGCGTACGAGGCGGGGCTGGTACGCCCGGGCGACTCCGGCTGA